One segment of Cataglyphis hispanica isolate Lineage 1 chromosome 23, ULB_Chis1_1.0, whole genome shotgun sequence DNA contains the following:
- the LOC126857911 gene encoding NACHT and WD repeat domain-containing protein 2, producing the protein MDETTIDSIFSGSLKSLPPVSSKIVRIFTSSTFTDTTMERNTLMAQCYPKIKDYCREKHGLEFQVVDMRWGVRDEATDDHMTTELCMREIENCQRLSMGPNFVVFLGQKYGYRPIPTYVLSSELEMLRAELESQGMDVSVLDRWYKKDSNAVPPTSILQPISSILKNFNNKRIPKLQQEDQAIWWDTMCKMQKLFRKGAQSLYNAGKFDKDTMHNYFMSVTEREVINGVLNVKNTKNHCLAYVRYINNINLQNLRKASLFLDIANRSLDNEASKLLANLRDERLPNKIESTNLQRYTVEWIGREGLDPETHGEYLQHFITHFYRNIVKLVDRAMRKEDSSAQGQIITEILQHLHACNNSVKVFYGREDTLERIKNHMLDNSDKPLVLYGEGGCGKTSLLAKSAGLTSTIWLSDRKPISIIRFLGTTPDSSALTPTLISICQQISYNYGLSFEEIPDDLVPLTAYFKYLLTLATAEQPILLFLDSVDQLTGVQGNKLSWLPTRLPSNCKMILSCAAEESNPVISRDYQLLRRMIDTEESFIEVTDLGEDLAMDVIRMWMKTAKRDLNNYQWRLVANAISKCSLPIFVKLVFAEICRWRSYTKPADTHLASTVMDSIMMLFERIEKQHGKILVFHALAYITAAKSGLSESELEDLISLDDKVLDDVYQYHLPPVRRIPPLLWTRIRNDLPNYLSEREADGVSVLNWYHRQFRDTAKERYFKNMNMAMYFHSMIADYYLGIWGGGKPKPFKYTEIQRHRFNLTDKEGVADRKVPEQPLAFYSKEGTISRYNLRKFGELPFHLVRARRFKDLFENVLFNYEWLHAKLSSCPLQAVLSDFEDACNFIDDQSLVRELMLVADALRLGGAILGNHPDMLAPQLIGRLLPEIGANVNVRMLLRACDQDGVKDCALLPLYHCLHTPGGPLKYSLEGHQFAVFGFCLTSDYRYVVSISNKFITWDLSTSDMTRDVNPGVEGIMQRLVLSPDNRYAAAFTTNYQIVVLNTLTSEFVVIDNPLPNEDAVYGVHLMNQYAFIYGKLGWCRFDLRGNLLDTHSNPEDSNKWPILDVEYTSLDYYRIIFWSGSLDDTRMLLHTYRKKTSLDPFEFHSAMVMTKDKGTLYACTCKDDYRVVKYSNDETSSYWEKIFDMPRAYNDDVEYLLQLKMDREEEMLLATTGNGFIVWFLESKSDAHVLMLPNGVRNINTRMMCSNSVMVSGTKNYAVAGVRKNLYVWSFETSDLVKILDAHFARIIQLEALTVGNWNSVVTSSIDRSVKVWNINNIFEQVHVIDRHELQIDMISLAEEGNLAVTVTRDCVGVWDLQTGKLISKLADSPLGAIVTHACITQDSRYIVSTESGNVLVWNRITEQVLFKEEQTNVKQLTLIESSSKFLAVSRPNNPAGVENMRTTATLIMRNIPDGKRIFSLEYPVRSNTGTPFRQVVITSDNTFLAVPAADKGNRDCVIIYSAKTGAVISKIPIKLSGFKDIVCITPMPNKPHWIGIIGSDKGTILDINKKKIIRTIPKWSGNISKDGKYTLYAPSRGGLELIELKKGTSVKTYISKVAEGVFTVISMFNRTDEYVLYYHSGRKTIRVFRSSDCEMIANYRVQAELSAIDSTHDGKSIVLGTVDGCVSVLAIADPKKPEMRDYLANVPSRDEEWKKKTEKHRAAIKFKAAARIARVTHDLSMSVRSTSGVSETLEEADENME; encoded by the exons atggacgAAACGACAATCGATTCAATCTTCTCGGGATCTTTAAAGTCCTTACCACCCGTCAGTTCAAAAATTGTTCGTATATTTACGAGTTCAACTTTTACTG aCACAACAATGGAAAGAAATACTTTAATGGCTCAATGTTATCCTAAAATCAAGGATTACTGTAGAGAAAAGCACGGTTTAGAGTTTCAG GTAGTTGATATGAGATGGGGTGTACGTGATGAAGCCACCGACGATCACATGACTACAGAACTGTGTatgagagaaatagaaaattgtcAAAGATTGTCTATGGGACCCAATTTCGTT GTATTCCTCGGACAAAAATATGGATACCGTCCTATACCGACTTATGTTCTTAGTTCAGAATTAGAAATGTTAAGGGCAGAATTGGAGAGTCAAGGGATGGACGTTAGTGTTCTGGACAGGTGGTACAAGAAAGATAGCAATGCTGTTCCACCTACGAGCATATTACAACCGATTTCATCTatccttaaaaattttaacaataaa AGAATACCTAAGCTGCAACAAGAGGATCAAGCAATCTGGTGGGACACCATgtgcaaaatgcaaaaattgttcAGAAAAGGCGCGCAATCATTGTATAATGCTGGAAAGTTCGATAAGGATACAATGCACAATTATTTCATGTCTG TGACTGAACGGGAAGTAATTAATGGTGTGCTAAATgttaaaaacacaaaaaaccATTGCCTGGCATATGTacgatacataaataatattaatcttcaaAATCTGAGAAAGGCCAGTCTGTTCTTGGATATAGCTAATAGAAGTTTGGACAATGAAGCCTCTAAATTATTGGCTAATCTCAGAGACGAGCGATTACCGAATAAAATTGAGAGTACAAATTTGCAgag atacacTGTGGAATGGATTGGAAGAGAGGGTCTAGATCCTGAAACCCATGGCGAGTATCTTCAGCATTTTATAACTCATTTCTACAGGAATATAGTGAAGCTTGTAGACCGTGCCATGAGAAAAGAAGATAGTTCCGCACAAGGACAAATAATAACTGAAATTCTGCAACACCTACATGCTTGCAATAATTCTGTAAAG GTATTTTACGGGCGCGAAGATACTTTAGAGaggataaaaaatcatatgctAGACAACAGTGATAAGCCATTGGTATTGTACGGAGAAGGTGGATGCGGCAAGACTTCTTTGTTAGCGAAAAGCGCTGGTTTGACGAGCACCATCTGGCTCAGCGACAGAAAGCCAATCAGTATAATTCGTTTTCTTGGCACTACTCCCGATAGCAGCGCGCTCACTCCCACATTAATTTCAATCTGTCAACAA ATCTCTTATAATTATGGATTGTCGTTTGAAGAGATTCCTGACGATCTGGTACCGCTTACagcttatttcaaatatttgttgaCTTTAGCTACCGCCGAACAGCCCATTCTGTTGTTTCTAGATAGTGTTGATCAATTGACAGGTGTACAAGGCAATAAGTTGTCATGGTTGCCTACGAGATTGCCATCAAATTGCaag atgATTTTATCATGTGCAGCAGAAGAATCGAATCCAGTGATCTCCAGAGATTATCAGTTGCTACGCAGGATGATAGATACTGAAGAAAGTTTCATCGAAGTAACTGACTTGGGCGAAGATCTGGCTATGGATGTAATAAG aatGTGGATGAAAACAGCCAAGAGGgatctaaataattatcaatggCGTTTAGTAGCAAATGCTATATCAAAGTGTTCCTTGCCGATCTTCGTAAAACTCGTGTTCGCGGAGATTTGTAGGTGGCGTAGTTACACAAAACCAGCAGACACGCACTTAGCCAGTACAGTGATGGACAGTATAATGATGCTATTCGAAAGGATCGAGAAGCAACATGGCAAGATTTTAGTCTTCCATGCCCTAGCCTATATCACAGCCGCTAAATCGGGTTTATCGGAATCCGAGCTCGAAGATCTGATCTCCTTGGATGACAAAGTCCTGGACGACGTCTATCAATATCATTTGCCACCGGTGAGACGTATTCCACCTCTGCTCTGGACCAGAATAAGAAATGATTTGCCCAATTATCTGAGCGAAAGAGAAGCGGACGGTGTAAGCGTCTTGAATTGGTATCACAGGCAATTCAGGGACACAGCCAAGGAACGTTACTTCAAAAACATGAACATGGCGATGTATTTTCATTCAATGATCGCAGATTATTACCTGGGAATTTGGGGAGGCGGCAAACCAAAACCTTTCAAGTACACCGAGATACAGAGACAtcg ATTCAATTTAACAGATAAAGAAGGTGTGGCCGATAGGAAAGTACCGGAGCAACCATTAGCGTTTTACTCAAAAGAGGGAACTATCTCGAGATATAACTTACGAAAG TTTGGCGAGTTACCGTTTCATTTGGTAAGAGCACGACGTTTTAAGGACCTTTTTGAGAATGTCTTGTTCAATTATGAATGGCTGCACGCTAAGCTAAGTTCCTGTCCCTTGCAAGCTGTGCTTTCTGATTTTGAAGACGCCTGTAATTTTATCGACGATCAAAGTTTAGTGAG AGAACTGATGTTGGTCGCTGATGCTCTGAGATTAGGTGGTGCTATTCTAGGAAATCATCCAGACATGCTTGCTCCCCAATTAATCGGCCGATTGTTGCCGGAAATTGGCGCGAATGTTAATGTGAGAATGTTACTACGAGCATGCGATCAAGACGGCGTAAAGGATTGTGCTTTACTTCCTCTCTATCATTGTCTACATACACCTGGTGGACCGTTAAAA TATTCGTTGGAAGGTCATCAATTTGCGGTATTTGGATTTTGTTTAACATCAGATTATCGCTACGTAGTATCGATATCCAATAAATTTATCACCTGGGATTTGAGTACTAGCGATATGACGAGGGATGTCAATCCTGGCGTGGAAGGTATAATGCAACGATTGGTCTTAAGCCCCGATAACAGATACGCTGCAGCTTTTACAACTAATTATcag ATCGTTGTTTTGAATACATTGACGAGTGAATTTGTCGTCATTGACAATCCTTTACCGAACGAGGATGCAGTGTACGGTGTGCACTTGATGAATcaatatgcttttatttatgGGAAACTAGGTTGGTGTAGATTCGATCTACGAGGAAATCTACTCGACACTCACAGTAATCCCGAGGATTCCAATAAATGGCCGATTTTAG ATGTGGAGTATACGAGTTTGGATTATTATAGGATCATATTCTGGTCCGGAAGCCTTGACGACACACGTATGCTTTTGCACACTTATAGAAAAAAGACATCATTGGATCCATTCGAATTTCACAG tgcCATGGTTATGACGAAGGACAAAGGTACTTTGTACGCGTGTACGTGCAAGGATGATTACAGAGTCGTGAAATATAGTAACGACGAGACCTCGTCTTATTGGGAAAAGATTTTCGATATGCCACGGGCGTACAACGACGATGTGGAGTATCTACTGCAGCTGAAGATGGATAGAGAGGAGGAGATGCTGTTAGCGACAACCGGAAATGGATTTATCGTGTGGTTCCTAGAAAGCAAAAGCGATGCGCACGTATTAATGTTGCCAAATGGAGTGAGGAATATTAATACGCGAATGATGTGTTCAAACTCTGTCATGGTCAGCGGCACCAAGAATTATGCTGTCGCTGGTGTAAG aaaaaatctaTACGTTTGGTCGTTTGAGACGTCTGATTTGGTAAAGATACTAGATGCGCACTTTGCAAGGATCATCCAACTGGAGGCATTGACCGTTGGAAATTGGAACAGCGTTGTAACATCGAGTATCGATAGAAGCGTTAAAGTATGGAACATCAACAATATTTTCGAACAAGTTCATGTCATTGATAGACATGAATTGCAGATAGATATGATAAG TTTAGCCGAAGAGGGTAACTTGGCCGTTACGGTCACTAGAGATTGTGTGGGTGTTTGGGACCTGCAAACAggcaaattaatatcaaaactaGCTGATAGTCCATTAGGGGCAATTGTTACACATGCTTGCATTACGCAGGACAGCAG atatattgtGTCGACCGAATCAGGTAACGTTCTCGTGTGGAACAGAATTACGGAGCAAGTGTTGTTCAAGGAAGAGCAAACGAATGTGAAACAGTTAACACTGATAGAAAGCTCATCAAAGTTCTTAGCCGTCTCGAGACCCAATAATCCTGCAGGAGTGGAAAACATGCGAACTACGGCGACTCttattatgagaaatattcctg atGGTAAACGAATATTCTCTTTGGAATATCCTGTAAGAAGTAATACCGGTACACCTTTTCGGCAAGTTGTGATAACATCAGACAATACTTTTTTGGCGGTGCCAGCAGCTGATAAAGGCAATAGAGAttgtgttataatttatagcgcTAAAACAGGAGCAGTGATTAGTAAAATACCCATAAAATTGTCTGGATTTAAG GATATTGTATGTATCACTCCTATGCCTAATAAACCGCATTGGATAGGAATTATTGGCTCCGATAAGGGTACAATTCTTGACatcaacaagaaaaaaattatacgtacaattCCAAAATGGAGTGGAAATATTAGCAAGGATGGCAAATATACTTTGTATGCTCCTAGCag AGGTGGTCTCGAACTCATAGAGTTAAAGAAAGGAACAAGCGTGAAAACATACATATCCAAGGTAGCTGAGGGGGTATTTACTGTTATATCAATGTTTAATCGAACAGACGAGTATGTGCTTTACTATCACAGCGGTCGCAAAACTATTAGAGTTTTCAG ATCTTCCGATTGTGAAATGATAGCAAATTACAGAGTGCAGGCCGAGCTAAGTGCTATCGATAGTACACATGATGGCAAGAGCATTGTTTTGGGAACAGTCGATGGCTGTGTATCAGTATTGGCAATAGCTGATCCTAAGAAACCTGAGATGAGAGACTATCTTGCAAATGTGCCATCTCGAGATGAAGAG tGGAAGAAGAAAACCGAGAAGCATCGAGCTGCGATAAAATTCAAGGCTGCCGCCCGAATTGCCCGTGTAACTCACGATTTATCTATGAGCGTGAGATCGACGAGCGGCGTTTCAGAAACGCTGGAAGAAGCGGACGAGAATATggagtaa
- the LOC126857964 gene encoding protein LSM12-like, which produces MAGASDWFSIGSTVLCKTCHEQEIEGEVLAFDPQTKMLILKCPSSSGRPSLNDVHIVNLSLVSNVQVIREVSPTTSEPPQSLNLQRLNTRVRNQVEEKKRLVMALQAGVSPEGQKLFIAISKTIQDITWNGANIVVFNNVTIRPPYKVDNVHGNTESGAYRHVKKVVEKHIKDTAQAQQQREQQQQKGGELQ; this is translated from the exons ATGGCCGGAGCCAGCGACTGGTTTAGCATCGGGAGCACGGTGCTTTGTAAAACCTGCCACGAGCAGGAGATAGAAGGAGAGGTGCTGGCATTCGATCCACAGACCAAAATGCTGATACTAA AATGTCCATCGTCGAGTGGTAGACCCTCGTTAAACGATGTACACATAGTAAATTTATCTCTCGTATCTAATGTTCAAGTAATACGAGAAGTTAGTCCTACTACCAGCGAACCACCACAGAGCCTTAATTTACAAAGGCTAAATACAAGAGTTCGTAATCAGGttgaagagaagaagagactGGTAATGGCTCTGCAGGCCGGAGTATCTCCAGAGGGACAGAAACTCTTTATTGCTATTTCAAAGACTATTCAAGATATTACGTGGAATGGAGCTAATATTGTTGTATTTAACAATGTCACTATTAGGCCACCGTACAAAGTGGATAATGTGCATGGAAACACAGAATCTGGAGCATATAgacatgtaaaaaaagtg GTTGAGAAACATATTAAAGATACTGCTCAAGCGCAGCAACAACGGGAACAACAGCAACAGAAAGGCGGCGAACTGCAATAA